Genomic DNA from Bernardetia sp.:
CGATATAAACAAGCATTTGGATTGCTCCTAATAATAATCCAGAAGGGTTAGCCATATTCTGACCTGCACGACGTGGCGCAGAACCGTGAATTGCCTCAAACATAGCAATTCCGTCTCCGATATTTGCCGAGCCAGCCAAACCAACAGAACCTGTGATTTGTGCAGCTACATCAGAAAGAACATCACCATAAAGGTTAGGCATTACGATAACGTCGAAGTTTTCTGGAGTATCAGCCATTTTTGCTGCTCCTATATCAATAATCCAATGTTCGTTTTCAATTTGAGGATATTCTGCTGCAATTTCATCAAAAACTTTGTGGAACAAGCCATCAGTAAGTTTCATGATGTTGTCTTTTGTAAAACAAGTTACTTTCTTACGACCATATGCTACTGCATATTCGAAAGCATAACGAACAATTTTCTCACAACCAGGGCGAGAGATAAGTTTCAAACATTGTGTTACTTCGTCTGTCTGACGGTGTTCGATTCCTGCATACAAATCTTCCTCGTTCTCACGAATAATTACCACGTCCATTTTAGGATGTTTTGTAGAAACATAAGGGTGGTAAGAGATACAAGGACGCACATTTGCGTATAAACCTAAAGTTTTGCGAGTAGTTACGTTCAAACTCTTAAAACCTCCACCTTGAGGAGTAGTGATAGGTGCTTTTAAGAAAACTTTCGTACGACGAAGAGAATCCCACGCTTCTGGTGCAATACCAGCTGAGTTTCCTTTCATATATACTTTCTCTCCGATTTCAATTTCTTCAATGTCAAGTTGTGCGCCAGCAGCTTCAATAATTTTGATAGTTGCGTCCATAATTTCAGGACCGATGCCATCGCCGTGTGCTACGGTAATTGGAGTTTTTACGCTCATGTGTAGTTAGGGTTTATTGGTTAGTAAAAAAAATGATATTTTTTTATGCAATCGTAAAGATAGTATTTTTTGATATTTATTCCGATTTCTGGGTGTATGACAAATTTTCCTGTTTATAAAACATTCAATATTTCGTTGCTCTGCAACTCTACTTTTTTCTGTACTTTGTTTTATTCTACCAACAGAACGTTGCTCTGCAACTTGTGTTGTAGTAAGGGTAGAAACGCCAGCTACTTTAAGCAGAAAGCTAATAAAAAAGTGTTTTTTGTAAAAAAAAGCATAGAAAAAGTTGCAGCGCAACCT
This window encodes:
- a CDS encoding NADP-dependent isocitrate dehydrogenase, which produces MSVKTPITVAHGDGIGPEIMDATIKIIEAAGAQLDIEEIEIGEKVYMKGNSAGIAPEAWDSLRRTKVFLKAPITTPQGGGFKSLNVTTRKTLGLYANVRPCISYHPYVSTKHPKMDVVIIRENEEDLYAGIEHRQTDEVTQCLKLISRPGCEKIVRYAFEYAVAYGRKKVTCFTKDNIMKLTDGLFHKVFDEIAAEYPQIENEHWIIDIGAAKMADTPENFDVIVMPNLYGDVLSDVAAQITGSVGLAGSANIGDGIAMFEAIHGSAPRRAGQNMANPSGLLLGAIQMLVYIGQPEAAEKAHNAWLKTMEDGVHTYDIFKEGTSTKKVGTKEFADAVVERMGQKPTQLNAVTYDTGKQIATKPVSTKKAKKEVVGVDVFLQWTEANGNKNANVLGDALVKCEYEGLKLKMVTNRGLKVYPNGFEETFCTDHWRCRFQKDGEAPVKNSDIISLMNVVDKAGFDIIKTENLCTFDGERGYSLGQGQ